From Woronichinia naegeliana WA131, the proteins below share one genomic window:
- a CDS encoding 4Fe-4S binding protein has product MEACTSCGKCVDACPTGSIFHKGMTTAEEHKDSEKLEFLAAARDRQQWTR; this is encoded by the coding sequence GTGGAAGCCTGTACTTCCTGCGGTAAATGTGTGGATGCTTGTCCGACTGGTTCGATTTTCCATAAGGGTATGACCACCGCCGAGGAACATAAAGATAGCGAAAAATTAGAGTTTCTGGCCGCCGCCCGCGATCGCCAACAATGGACAAGATAA
- a CDS encoding UbiD family decarboxylase, whose amino-acid sequence MARDLRGFIQILENRGQLRRITAEVNPDLEIAEIANRLLQAGGPALLFENVKGSAFPVAVNLMGTVERICWAMNMNHPLELEDLGKKLSLLQQPKPPKKISQAIDFGKVLFDVLKAKPGHSFFPPCQQIVIEEKDLDLTQIPMIRPYAGDAGKIITLGLVITKDCETGTPNVGVYRLQLQSPQTMTVHWLSVRGGARHLRKAAEQGKKLEIAIALGVDPLIIMAAATPIPVDLSEWLFAGLYGGSGVTLAKCKTLNLEVPADAEFILEGTITPGEMLPDGPFGDHMGYYGGVEDSPLIRFHCLTHRQNPLYLTTFSGRPPKEEAMMAIALNRIYTPILRQQVSEITDFFLPMEALSYKAAIISIDKAYPGQAKRAALAFWSALPQFTYTKFVIVVDKDINIRDPRQVVWAISSKVDPVRDVFILPETPFDTLDFASEKIGLGGRMGIDATTKIYPETDHDWGEVLESDPTMAEQVSQRWQEYGLGDINLTEVNPNLFGYDV is encoded by the coding sequence ATGGCCAGAGACTTACGGGGATTTATCCAAATACTGGAAAACCGAGGACAACTACGACGCATCACCGCCGAGGTGAATCCCGATCTAGAAATTGCTGAAATTGCTAATCGTCTATTACAAGCCGGTGGCCCGGCCCTCTTATTTGAAAATGTTAAAGGTTCAGCCTTTCCCGTCGCAGTCAATTTAATGGGAACAGTGGAACGGATTTGTTGGGCCATGAATATGAATCATCCCCTCGAATTAGAGGATTTAGGCAAAAAATTATCGCTACTGCAACAACCTAAACCGCCGAAAAAAATTTCCCAAGCTATTGATTTTGGCAAGGTGTTATTTGATGTACTTAAAGCCAAGCCAGGTCATAGCTTTTTTCCCCCTTGTCAGCAAATTGTCATTGAAGAAAAAGATCTGGATCTAACCCAAATTCCAATGATTCGTCCCTATGCTGGCGATGCAGGCAAAATTATTACCCTCGGTTTGGTGATTACCAAAGATTGCGAAACAGGAACACCGAATGTAGGCGTTTATCGCTTGCAATTACAATCTCCCCAGACCATGACCGTTCATTGGTTATCTGTAAGAGGAGGAGCCAGGCATTTACGCAAGGCAGCAGAACAGGGCAAAAAACTAGAAATTGCGATCGCCTTGGGGGTTGATCCCTTAATTATTATGGCGGCGGCTACACCGATTCCAGTGGATTTATCGGAATGGTTATTCGCTGGTTTGTATGGCGGTTCAGGCGTGACTTTGGCTAAATGTAAAACCTTAAATTTGGAAGTGCCAGCTGATGCCGAATTTATCCTAGAAGGAACCATTACCCCTGGCGAAATGTTACCGGATGGCCCCTTTGGTGATCACATGGGTTACTACGGTGGCGTGGAAGATTCTCCCCTGATTCGTTTCCATTGTTTGACCCATCGACAAAATCCCCTTTATCTCACCACTTTTAGTGGCCGTCCTCCTAAGGAAGAAGCCATGATGGCGATCGCCTTGAACCGGATTTATACGCCTATTTTGCGGCAACAGGTATCCGAAATTACTGACTTTTTCCTACCGATGGAAGCATTGAGTTATAAAGCAGCAATTATCTCCATTGATAAAGCCTACCCAGGCCAAGCAAAACGGGCCGCCCTAGCTTTTTGGAGTGCTTTACCCCAATTTACCTATACCAAATTTGTGATTGTGGTGGACAAAGATATTAATATCCGTGATCCACGTCAGGTGGTATGGGCCATTAGCTCAAAAGTTGATCCGGTGCGCGATGTCTTTATTTTGCCGGAAACGCCCTTTGATACCCTCGACTTTGCCAGTGAAAAAATTGGCTTAGGCGGTCGCATGGGCATTGATGCTACGACTAAAATCTATCCCGAAACAGATCATGATTGGGGTGAGGTTTTAGAATCCGATCCGACTATGGCAGAACAGGTTTCTCAGCGTTGGCAGGAGTACGGTTTAGGGGATATTAATTTAACCGAAGTTAACCCTAATTTATTCGGTTATGATGTCTAA
- a CDS encoding response regulator: MATVLIVEDDPMNFRVFSKILTKRGGLSVLGTEDVEEILQLTSTGQVDIVLMDVSLCRSVYEGKSVDGIRITQLLKSNPQTAPIPVILVTAHAMEGDRELFLANSGADGYIAKPVVDHENFVSEVKKAISETGE; this comes from the coding sequence ATGGCAACCGTTTTGATTGTAGAAGACGATCCGATGAATTTTCGGGTTTTTTCCAAAATTCTCACCAAACGGGGAGGATTATCGGTGTTGGGAACAGAGGATGTGGAAGAGATTTTGCAATTGACCAGTACGGGACAAGTGGATATTGTTTTGATGGATGTTTCCCTTTGTCGCAGTGTTTACGAGGGAAAATCGGTTGATGGTATCCGTATTACTCAGTTGTTAAAAAGTAATCCTCAAACGGCTCCGATTCCTGTCATCTTGGTGACAGCCCATGCGATGGAAGGCGATCGCGAATTATTTTTGGCCAACAGTGGGGCTGATGGTTATATTGCCAAGCCGGTGGTGGATCATGAAAATTTTGTCAGTGAGGTGAAAAAGGCGATCAGTGAGACAGGAGAATAA
- a CDS encoding DNA topoisomerase 4 subunit A translates to MTTQLKLLATGQIIPTALHLEMERSYLEYAMSVIVGRALPDVRDGLKPVHRRILYAMYELGLTPDRPFRKCARVVGDVLGKYHPHGDQSVYDALVRLVQDFSSRYPLLSGHGNFGSVDNDPPAAMRYTETRLAPIAMGATLQGISEAIVDFTSNFDNSQQEPTVLPTQLPILLLNGCSGIAVGMATNIPPHNLSEVVDGLIALIDKADLTDAELWRYIPGPDFPTGGEILNSEGIESAYSTGRGLIPVRGVAHLETVQTEKRRNRQRTAIIVTELPFQVNKAAWIEKVAELVNGGKIEGIADLRDESDRTGMRVVIELKRDIDPQTILEKLYKNTALQSNFGVIFLALVNNKPVQLSLRQILEEFLQFREETLTRQYRHELGEATHRRSILEGLLIALNQLDTLIEVLRFAPDGSSAKMQLQSRLELTENQAEAILAMPMRRITGLERQKLQQEHDQLQSRIEELERLLSDRPVRLKALKKELRSLKKQFADPRRTKILKPIASKPKASKSVIVPEIAAGFSEITTEAMALETPLADNLAFSDSIENPIPENLIPENITPENSSPTTESITPSPTVAKNKSLSLFTPQQPPENALVNITATGKIYWCLPEEEKPQTEDDPVIFEQVIPNEAPLIIVGDRGKAYPIAVKDIPPLAVATISLLDLLPPSAQKETEKAIGQFFVTPELNQDLLLLTCQGRLKRLFNSELQEVKQRGLSLLKLKEDDRLQFLQFVQSQQALILATSGGRLLRFSLHEDRIVPMSRQSQGVPAVRLRPQESLIGSLGVNVQHSVLLITAKGYGKALGIEHLRQGNLGDIGTTAIQFTHKSDRLLALLPHEAGFDLRLQTNLENVFMLTTKRFSPWGKDGSGDRLVKLQPEEWITQITHFPKLLS, encoded by the coding sequence ATGACAACACAGCTAAAGCTTTTAGCGACAGGTCAAATTATCCCCACGGCCCTTCACCTCGAAATGGAACGCTCTTATTTAGAGTATGCCATGAGCGTTATTGTCGGCCGCGCTCTACCGGATGTCCGAGATGGTCTCAAGCCTGTTCATCGGCGCATTTTATATGCCATGTATGAATTGGGTTTAACGCCAGATCGCCCTTTTCGTAAATGTGCCAGGGTGGTGGGTGATGTGTTGGGAAAATACCATCCTCACGGTGATCAGTCGGTCTATGATGCGTTGGTGCGTTTAGTGCAGGACTTTTCCAGTCGTTATCCATTGCTATCGGGTCATGGCAATTTTGGTTCGGTGGACAATGATCCCCCTGCTGCCATGCGTTATACCGAAACCCGTTTAGCACCGATCGCGATGGGTGCAACTCTTCAGGGCATTAGTGAGGCGATCGTTGACTTTACCAGCAATTTTGATAACTCCCAACAGGAACCGACGGTTTTACCGACCCAATTACCGATTTTGCTGCTCAACGGTTGTTCAGGTATTGCCGTTGGTATGGCCACCAATATTCCTCCCCACAATTTGAGTGAAGTGGTGGATGGTTTAATTGCCCTGATTGATAAAGCAGATTTAACCGATGCAGAACTCTGGCGTTATATTCCTGGCCCCGATTTTCCGACAGGGGGAGAAATTCTCAATAGTGAAGGCATTGAAAGTGCCTATAGCACAGGGCGAGGTTTAATTCCAGTACGAGGGGTTGCCCATTTAGAAACGGTACAAACGGAAAAACGGCGTAATCGTCAACGCACAGCCATTATCGTTACAGAATTACCTTTTCAGGTTAATAAAGCCGCCTGGATTGAAAAGGTAGCAGAGTTGGTTAACGGTGGCAAAATTGAAGGTATTGCCGATCTACGGGATGAAAGCGATCGCACTGGAATGCGGGTCGTGATTGAATTAAAACGGGATATTGATCCTCAAACTATTTTAGAAAAACTTTATAAAAATACAGCTTTACAAAGTAATTTTGGAGTAATTTTTCTCGCCCTAGTTAACAATAAACCGGTTCAATTATCCCTACGTCAAATCCTAGAAGAATTTTTACAATTCCGCGAAGAAACCCTCACGCGACAATATCGCCACGAATTAGGAGAAGCCACTCACCGTCGCTCCATTCTTGAGGGTTTACTAATTGCGCTTAATCAGTTAGATACCCTTATTGAAGTGCTACGCTTTGCCCCCGATGGCAGTAGTGCCAAAATGCAATTACAGTCCCGTTTAGAATTAACGGAGAATCAAGCTGAGGCGATCTTAGCCATGCCCATGCGTCGCATAACGGGTTTAGAACGACAAAAGTTGCAACAGGAACATGATCAATTACAATCTCGTATTGAAGAGTTAGAAAGATTATTAAGCGATCGCCCAGTTCGTTTAAAGGCCCTTAAAAAGGAATTAAGATCGTTAAAAAAACAATTTGCCGATCCAAGACGCACGAAGATTTTAAAACCGATCGCCTCCAAACCAAAAGCCTCAAAATCAGTGATTGTGCCTGAGATAGCAGCCGGATTTTCTGAAATCACCACCGAAGCGATGGCGTTAGAAACACCGTTAGCAGACAATTTAGCCTTTTCAGACAGCATAGAAAATCCGATTCCAGAAAATCTTATTCCAGAAAATATTACTCCAGAAAATTCTAGCCCAACGACTGAATCAATAACCCCATCCCCAACAGTTGCCAAAAATAAATCGTTGTCTCTTTTCACACCTCAACAACCGCCGGAAAACGCACTGGTTAATATCACGGCAACGGGCAAAATTTATTGGTGTTTACCAGAGGAAGAAAAGCCTCAAACTGAAGATGATCCGGTAATTTTTGAGCAAGTCATTCCCAATGAAGCCCCCTTAATTATTGTCGGCGATCGCGGTAAGGCCTATCCCATTGCTGTTAAAGACATTCCGCCCCTGGCCGTTGCTACTATTTCCTTGCTAGATCTACTGCCTCCGTCAGCCCAAAAAGAAACCGAAAAGGCGATCGGACAATTTTTTGTTACGCCGGAACTTAACCAGGATTTACTGTTGCTAACTTGTCAGGGTCGTTTAAAACGGTTATTTAATTCGGAATTGCAAGAGGTCAAACAACGGGGCTTAAGTTTACTTAAACTCAAAGAAGATGATCGCCTCCAATTTTTGCAATTTGTCCAGAGCCAACAAGCCTTAATTTTGGCCACCAGTGGCGGCAGATTATTACGTTTTTCCCTGCACGAAGATCGGATTGTCCCCATGAGTCGTCAATCCCAGGGCGTACCGGCGGTTCGTCTCAGACCCCAGGAGTCGTTGATTGGTAGTTTGGGAGTCAATGTCCAGCATTCCGTCCTCCTCATCACCGCCAAGGGTTACGGTAAAGCCTTGGGAATTGAACATTTACGGCAGGGGAACTTGGGTGATATTGGCACAACAGCGATCCAATTTACTCACAAGAGCGATCGCTTACTGGCCCTACTCCCCCATGAAGCCGGTTTCGACCTGCGACTACAAACCAATTTGGAAAATGTCTTTATGCTAACGACCAAGCGATTTTCTCCCTGGGGCAAGGATGGTAGCGGCGATCGCCTGGTGAAACTTCAGCCAGAAGAATGGATTACCCAGATCACCCATTTTCCTAAGCTTCTTTCTTGA
- a CDS encoding YebC/PmpR family DNA-binding transcriptional regulator: protein MAGHSKWANIKRQKARVDAKKGNTFTQLSRAIIVAARQGLPDPAGNFQLRTAIEKAKIAGIPNENIERAIAKGAGTYGSGEAELEEIRYEGYGPGGIAILIEALTDNRNRTAADLRVAFSKKGGNLGETGCVSWMFAQKGIVRLMGTISEEQLLEACLEGEADYYEWLEEEEGGGVEVFTTIAGLEYLSQTFKQKNLKVTEVELRWIPENTIEITDPEQAKTLLKLIDHLESLDDVQTVTANFELNDNLLYLTY, encoded by the coding sequence ATGGCAGGTCATAGTAAATGGGCCAATATTAAACGTCAGAAGGCCAGGGTAGATGCCAAAAAAGGAAATACCTTTACTCAACTTTCTAGAGCTATTATTGTGGCTGCCCGTCAAGGTTTGCCCGATCCGGCGGGTAACTTTCAACTGCGAACCGCGATCGAAAAAGCCAAAATCGCTGGTATTCCCAATGAAAATATTGAACGGGCGATTGCCAAAGGAGCCGGAACCTATGGTAGTGGCGAGGCCGAGCTAGAGGAAATCCGTTATGAAGGCTATGGGCCAGGGGGCATTGCTATTTTGATTGAAGCCTTGACCGATAACCGTAATCGCACGGCGGCGGATCTGCGGGTTGCCTTCAGTAAAAAAGGAGGCAATTTAGGCGAAACAGGTTGCGTCAGTTGGATGTTTGCCCAAAAAGGAATAGTGCGTTTAATGGGGACAATTTCAGAGGAGCAACTTTTGGAAGCTTGCTTAGAAGGGGAAGCCGATTACTATGAATGGTTAGAGGAAGAAGAAGGGGGAGGAGTAGAAGTTTTTACGACTATTGCCGGTTTAGAATATCTCAGCCAAACTTTCAAGCAAAAAAATCTCAAGGTTACGGAGGTAGAACTGCGTTGGATTCCTGAAAATACCATTGAAATCACAGATCCAGAGCAAGCCAAAACCCTATTAAAGTTAATTGATCATCTGGAATCCCTAGACGATGTACAAACCGTAACGGCTAATTTTGAACTCAATGATAATCTGCTTTATCTTACCTATTAG
- a CDS encoding IS607 family transposase: protein MKYLTPTQVYQKYGYHPRTTSDWADQGKIPCIRSPGGHRRYPESAFEESISVERERVLYARVSTRTQVNDLESQIDFLGNAYPGTRVVKDVASGMNWKRKNFLKLMTQVSKGEIGEIVVGHKDRLCRFGFDFVEWFCHLHDCKITVINNSKLSPQEELMHDFMSIMHCFSSKLYFLRAYKKKIEDEQNISTINSTTKQCEAL from the coding sequence ATGAAGTACCTAACCCCAACCCAAGTTTATCAAAAATACGGTTATCACCCAAGAACAACGTCCGACTGGGCAGATCAAGGGAAAATCCCTTGTATTCGTTCCCCTGGTGGACATCGTAGATACCCTGAGTCTGCATTCGAGGAGTCAATCTCTGTCGAGAGAGAACGGGTCTTGTATGCTCGTGTAAGTACGAGAACCCAAGTCAATGATCTTGAGAGTCAGATTGACTTTTTGGGGAATGCCTACCCAGGGACAAGAGTGGTCAAGGATGTCGCCAGTGGAATGAACTGGAAGAGAAAAAACTTCCTGAAATTAATGACTCAAGTATCAAAAGGAGAAATCGGCGAAATTGTTGTTGGACATAAAGACCGACTTTGCCGATTTGGATTTGATTTTGTGGAATGGTTCTGTCATCTTCACGATTGTAAAATCACGGTAATCAACAATAGTAAACTATCTCCTCAAGAAGAATTGATGCACGATTTTATGAGTATAATGCACTGCTTTAGTTCCAAACTCTATTTTCTTCGTGCTTACAAGAAAAAGATTGAGGATGAACAAAATATATCTACAATAAATTCAACAACCAAGCAATGTGAAGCACTATAA
- a CDS encoding transposase produces MKRKVKGQLTVTRIAILGTQELNKWKSEELDTIAFRLGQLRCDLWNEFGSLKAWGISKFEIDKLLRPFREKYQLPAKLWDSTLYDVIDNIHLVQASCIEKVMKALGQSYQTFHSKKGVLQLTLESRDWLNHPKLCSLVRKYWHRGHTRVNNQIILRAFDTQFDENGVVWLRFGGLEKGKAIKVPTTLPHEVTCQLRLIKRADRWEIHYTTNIQKAEPKTEGLTIGCDRGYTEVYATSSNDGARLLGNNFGSLQTKETDYRTAKKVKRNKLKSVADKAIQKGDTAKADRINRNNLGKQKWDKRESRFKGQIKTLVFTATHQLMQNAIKVAFEDLTEQIRNKKTRTKRMKRNVSSWCKGVVADALNQVSTRVGCAIVAVNSAYTSQLDSRFGTLTGTRSGEQFIGHDGVVLHSDINAADNILARLGDVEIPRFLGYKKAKEILLERTRKFLDSLTPMQGQLFEAKTDKGKSQTLEPRKRKPPSVNQGANIKQLTLFNFG; encoded by the coding sequence ATGAAACGCAAGGTAAAAGGTCAACTGACGGTAACTAGGATTGCTATTCTAGGAACTCAAGAACTGAATAAGTGGAAGTCGGAAGAACTGGATACCATCGCGTTTCGATTGGGTCAACTTCGTTGTGACCTCTGGAATGAATTTGGTTCATTAAAAGCTTGGGGAATCTCAAAATTCGAGATCGACAAACTACTCCGCCCCTTTCGTGAAAAATATCAACTTCCCGCAAAACTGTGGGATTCAACTCTTTACGATGTAATAGACAATATTCACCTTGTACAAGCTTCCTGTATTGAAAAAGTAATGAAGGCACTGGGGCAATCTTATCAAACGTTTCACTCCAAAAAAGGAGTATTACAGTTAACCCTAGAAAGTCGTGATTGGCTTAATCACCCTAAGTTATGCTCTCTTGTTCGTAAATATTGGCATCGTGGTCATACAAGGGTTAACAATCAAATTATCCTCAGAGCTTTTGATACACAATTCGATGAAAATGGAGTGGTCTGGCTTCGTTTTGGTGGACTTGAAAAGGGAAAAGCCATAAAAGTTCCGACTACATTACCTCACGAAGTTACCTGTCAGTTACGCTTGATTAAACGGGCTGATAGATGGGAAATTCATTACACAACTAATATTCAAAAAGCAGAACCTAAAACAGAAGGTTTAACCATCGGTTGCGATAGGGGTTATACGGAAGTTTATGCCACTTCTTCTAACGATGGTGCTAGACTTTTAGGTAATAATTTTGGTTCCTTGCAAACGAAAGAAACCGATTATCGTACAGCTAAAAAAGTTAAGCGCAACAAATTAAAATCTGTTGCCGATAAAGCAATCCAAAAAGGGGATACCGCCAAAGCGGATAGGATTAATCGTAACAACTTGGGTAAACAGAAATGGGATAAACGAGAGTCCCGTTTCAAGGGACAAATTAAAACCCTTGTTTTTACGGCTACCCATCAACTCATGCAAAATGCGATTAAGGTAGCCTTTGAAGATTTAACAGAGCAAATTCGCAACAAAAAAACAAGAACAAAACGGATGAAAAGAAACGTTTCTTCTTGGTGTAAAGGCGTGGTCGCCGATGCTCTTAATCAGGTTTCAACTCGCGTAGGTTGCGCGATTGTTGCTGTTAACAGTGCCTATACGTCACAACTCGATTCTCGGTTCGGGACTCTCACAGGGACTCGTTCAGGGGAGCAGTTTATCGGACATGATGGGGTCGTATTACACTCTGATATCAACGCGGCTGACAACATTCTAGCAAGACTGGGAGACGTTGAAATCCCCCGTTTTCTTGGCTATAAAAAGGCAAAGGAAATATTGCTAGAACGGACTCGGAAGTTTCTGGATAGCTTGACTCCTATGCAGGGTCAACTATTCGAGGCGAAAACGGACAAAGGCAAGTCCCAGACCCTAGAACCAAGGAAGCGCAAGCCTCCATCGGTCAATCAGGGAGCGAATATAAAGCAGTTGACGCTGTTTAACTTCGGTTAA